CCACAGTTTTAGTCACTCAGGAATTTTTAATCTTTGCAGGTGGAATATTGACAATGACTGGGGATGTTCTTCCATGTTTTGATGCCTCTGCTATTGTAATTCCAGAGGATGCATCCTGTATCATCACAGTTCCTATCACCCTTGATATTGCTTCTAACCATGGTGTTGTTGTCGCATCTAAAACTGGGACTCAAGCTGACCGTTATACAGTCAGTCTGGTTGATAATCTCCTACAGAAACCTAGTGTAGAGGAGCTTGCTAAGAATCAAGCATTACTGGATGATGGTAGGACGTTGCTTGATACTGGAATGATAGCAGTTAGAGGCGAAGCATGGCTGATGCTTGTCAAGCTTGCATGTTCCTGCCAACCAATGATTACAGAACTTCTAGAGAACAGAAAAGAGGTCAGCTACAATTTCCAAGTTATAATCATCAATCCTTTTTCATCATATTGCTACATTAATGCCTGTACATCTTAGTTTAGTTCAATCGCTATATGTTAGTAAAATCGTAATTGACCTCAAGTTCCCTAGCCATTCTTCTCTGTATTCTTTTTCCCATGAATGTTTTACCTCTGCTACCATCACCTCACTTATGTCTCACATTTTTACTTGTGGATGCCACCTAACATTATCTGCTACTAGGACCTACTTGGCTTTTTTGCTGTACCATCCTTCCATTTGATAATCTTGTAGCTAATGCCACCACATAGAAGTATTTTCTGCTTCATCCATTTTGTTCTAGACTTCTAGTTCTATGGACAGACCTgcttttgagtttcttccttatGGATGATTGCTTCAATGTAACAAGAGCCTTAATACCCATGTTTCATATTTTAGCTTAGACCTGTTTATTCTCATACTTCAATTCCAAACCATATGCTCGAGCTATAATTTGTTTTCGAATTGCAAATTGCTTAAATGAAGCATATCTCTTGTTTGTAGATTTTTCTTAAGTGTACTCTTTGATATTGTTCAACATTCACTAGTTGGTGACATCCCCATATTGCTGAAACTGGTGTACTTTACTGGACTTTTGCACAGATGAGTTTGTATGAAGATCTAGTGGCGGCCTGGGTGCCTGCAAAACATGAGTGGCTGCAAATGCGGCCTTTGGGCAAAGAACTGGTCAGAATATTGGGCAAACAAAAGATGTTTAGTTACTGTGCTTGTATGTTGAAAACCACTGAAAGCCCTTGTAAAGACATTTCTCATTGCTTTTATTATGTGATTAACTTATGTTATCATTTCTCTACTGTAATTCATTGCAGATGATTTGTTGTTCCTACACTTTGGAACCTCAAGTGAAGTTTTGGATCACTTAAGTGGTGTTAGCACAGAACTTGTGGGTCGAAGACATTTGTGTTCCATCCCAGCCACGACTGCATCTGATGTCGCAACATCTGCTGTAGTTCTTTCTAGCAAAATTGAATCTGGTGTCTCAGTTGGAGAAGATTCTCTCATATATGATTCATCCATATCTGGTGGAATGCAAATTGGTTCCCAATCTGTAGTTGTTGGTATTAATGTCCCCGGAGACCTTGGTGGGATGGCAGAAAATTCATTCAGATTCATGCTTCCAGATCGTCAATGTCTTTGGGAGGTTCCTCTAGTGGAATGTACAGAAAGAGTCATAGTGTACTGTGGCCTCCATGATAACCCAAAAATTTCACTTTCCAAGGATGGGACTTTCTGTGGGAAACCCTGGAATAAAGTCTTGCATGATTTGGGGATTGAAGAAAGTGACCTGTGGAACTCAGTAGGTTCTCACGAGAAGTGCTTATGGAATGCTAAAATATTCCCCATTCTTTCTTACTTTGAGATGCTTAATCTGGCCTCATGGTTGATGGGTTTGAGTGATACAAAATCTAAAAATCTGCTTTCCTTGTGGAAAAAATCACGCCGTGTCAGTTTGGAGGAGTTGCATAGATCAATTGACTTTTCAAAAATGTGTACAGGCTCAAGTGATCATCAAGCTGATCTTGCAGCTGGAATTGCCAAGGCTTGTATTAACTATGGCATACTTGGACGAAATTTGTCCCAATTGTGTCAAGAAATTCTACAGAAGGAAGATTCAGGGGTCAAAATATGCAAGGATTTATTAGAACTGTGTCCCAAACTTCAGGAGCAGAATTCTAAAATTCTTCCCAAGAGTCGAGCGTACCAGGTGCAAGTTGATCTTCTTCGAGCATGCAAAGATGAAAAAACTGCATTGCAGTTGGAACATAAAGTTTGGGCGGCAGTTGCTGATGAAACTGCTTCAGCTGTGAGATACGGTTTTAAAGGTAGGGTTAGATATCCATATACTAAGCATTATCTTGATGGTGAACTGTGCGATATGTATATTGCATCACCATAAAATCTATAAACTAAACTGGATTGATATTAATTCCCATTGTCCTTCTCTTGCGAACATAATCTCTTTTGCTTTCTGTTCATTGACATTTGTGTTTCTTTTGTGAATTACATTGTCCCTTGGAGTTTACATGTGAGCCTTTCTTTTGTTAATTACACTGCTCAATCGGAGTTCATGTATGTGGCCTTTGTATTCGTTCAAATTTTCACAATTTACAAACATTTCTTTTGGCCCACAGAACATCTCTCAGTCTCTCCTGGCAGCTTGCCTGCTTCAGAATATGAGAAAAATCACATTGATGGCTCTGTTAATCCACATTTCTGTGCTAGAAGGGTAAAGGTTGAGTTACCAGTTCGTGTGGATTTTGTTGGGGGATGGAGTGACACTCCTCCATGGAGCTTGGAGCGTGCCGGTTGTGTTCTGAACATGGCAATAAGTATGGAAGGTTCTCTTCCCATCGGCACAATCATAGAGACAACAGAAAAGATTGGAGTGTTAATTAGTGATGATACTGGAAACGAATCATACATTGAGAATGTTGTCTCAATTGCTCCTCCATTTGACAATGATGATTTATTCCGGCTAGTCAAAGCTGCATTGCTTGTGACTGGTATtattcatgaaaacattcttGTATCCATGGGCTTACAGATCAAGACATGGGCAAATGTACCTCGTGGTAGCGGCCTGGGAACTTCTAGCATCCTAGCAGCTGCTGTTGTGAAAGGCCTGCTTCATATAACTGGTGGAGATAAAAGTAATGAAAATGTTGCTAGACTGGTTTTGGTATTGGAGCAACTCATGGGGACAGGAGGTGGGTGGCAGGATCAAATTGGAGGTTTGTACCCTGGTATTAAATTTACTACAAGTTTCCCAGGAATACCGTTGAGGCTCCAAGTCGTCCCcttactggcttcttctcagcTTATTTCAGAGCTGCAGCAGAGATTGCTTGTGGTGTTTACTGGACAAGTAAGTTACTGTTTttgtttctattttattttggaCCTGCCTTTTGAGTTTCATTTCAAACAAACTAACATCACTGGTTACTAGCTTCAGGATGTTGTATCTTATGGTACAACAAACTAGAAAGTGGTTAGTCCATCTGACAGGCCGGCTTTGAGCTCAAGACCCAGTCTTAGTTTTGAAGCTTTTTCCTTCAACACAAATGTGCCTGATTTGTTAATTGTAAagtttagttttattaaaatcaaaaggCAAGATAAATATTTCTTCAATGAATGCAGGTGGGCACATAAAAGTAGCATGCAGAATAAGTCCTATTATGCTAAACCTCCTTACTGTCTGCTTCCCCAGGCCACTTGATCAATATATACAGTCAACTGCATCACCATGAGATGTGGATGGTGGTAACTCTGGAGAAGGTTGTAGACTTGTGTATAAGTGTAGtagtagaaaaataaaaaagaagttgAACAAAAGGGAAGTGATGGCCAGAAAATATTGCCAGCGAGTTTGGTGATTGGCAAGAAATGTGTAGGAAAGTGCATCAAGTGTGAGGAATACCATAGTAAAATGTGACAAATAGACGATAGAAGTAGAACCTTGCATGGGTTTATTCATGAGTCTGAAAACTACTGATGGCTCCTTAGGTTATTGGGCTATCGTATTCCTGTTATGAAAATTTCTTCCATCATTTCATGCAATTGCTACTGTAAAAGGGGGAAGCGCGCCTTTATTGTTACATTAGAGGTTATGGATCTTTGATTATTAGTTGTCATCTTACGTTCTGTAATTTTTATGCAGGTTCGACTTGCACATCAAGTTCTACAGAAAGTAGTTACTAGATACCTTCGGCGGGATAATCTACTTGTATCTAGTGTCAAGCGCCTTGCTGAACTGGCAAAAATTGGGAGGGAGGCTTTAATGAATTGCGAAGTGGATGAACTAGGGGAGATAATGCTGGAGGCCTGGAGGTTGCATCAGGAACTTGACCCGTATTGCAGCAATGAATTAGTTGATAGGCTTTTTGCATTTGCTGACCCCTACTGCTGTGGCTACAAGCTTGTGGGTGCTGGTGGTGGGGGCTTTGCCTTGTTACTTGCCAAGGATGCCAACTCCGGAAAAGAACTGAGACATAAGCTAGAAGAATGTTCAGATTTTAATGTGAAAGTCTACAAGTGGAGCATCCTTTTAGACGACTAGACATACGTATCATCATCAATAGCTCGTGTTATTCTTTATACAGAACTATCACCCATGTATGATTCTTTACGATAGATTCATAAGATGATATATAAGCGATGATTGTATAATGCAAGGAACAAAAAATTTACTTACGCGTTGATATAAGAGCCTGATAAGATTCAACAGTATAGCTGTTTGTGGTTAGCTACTTAGATCGGTGCTCTGTTAATTTCTTTGTTTACGCCATTGAAGGATTGAGAATTGGAAGGAAGAAAGCAGGTCATGGGGATGCTAGTGGCTTGATTGCCAAACCAACCATTGCATGAGCATAACGTGCCAACAAGGGAAAGAATCCAAAGCGTTTTGGAAGTTTTCTTTTCTGGGCCCAAGGATAACGGACGCTTTCGCCCCAGCACCCAAGGCAACGTATCAGATTCATGTTGTATTAGCAGGTAATCAATAAAGAATTATTGGAAACACACCAACAAGGGGCGGACATGGGTGGATTCGATTCTTAAACAGAACCGTAATCGAatcagtatttttttttttcaaaattagaaTTAGAATTAAATTCTCAGTTCATtttgatttagttttaatttaaaattttatgtttgaAATATAAGATATAATTCTTTTTTCAACTTAGTATaagttaatatataaaaaattattcaatttaagTTTCACAATATAATACTTTCTTacctttttttatttagttgtttaatttgattttttcaaaGATCAGGAAGCTTCGTCCAAACCCCTGAGAAAGAATAAGGAAGAAAAGAAAGGTAAGCATAATGTCAAATATACCTTTGAGACAACGAGACTCGAATGCATAGAGCAAAAACAGAGAAGAAAGAATCAAGCGTCATCACTGTTAGCAATAACTCGGAAACCTGAAATGAAATGACTAcatgtttatattttaatcgGAAAATATATAGATGTTTTGGTAAAGGCAGTTGAGCAGATTCGTGTGGGTTACCATCGACTAATTATATTTTGCCACAGCGTCCATTTATTAGCTCATCCCATTGAAAATGACTTTTTTGTTGGCTTTAGAAATGATTTGCGCACCGACTGCGACCGCGACTGCTGGTTAGTATAATTTCCAAGTAAGGTAACGAAGTCCAAATAGCGGCAGGGAGGGAGAGAGATGGGTCTTCTCACCCATAGAGTGG
The Manihot esculenta cultivar AM560-2 chromosome 1, M.esculenta_v8, whole genome shotgun sequence genome window above contains:
- the LOC110614294 gene encoding bifunctional fucokinase/fucose pyrophosphorylase isoform X1; translated protein: MEPRRGRRFSRTKLKADLAATLRKSWYHLRLSVRHPSRVPTWDAIVLTAASPEQAQLYEWQLNRAKRTGRIASSTVTLAVPDPDGHRIGSGAATLNAIYALARHYEMLGVDLGPEGVSDLQVANTENGSSRSYMSYAGSNSEDLVLPIVRFVAKKHILLLHAGGDSKRVPWANPMGKVFLPLPYLAAEDSDGPVPLLFDHILAIASCARQAFKNEGGILTMTGDVLPCFDASAIVIPEDASCIITVPITLDIASNHGVVVASKTGTQADRYTVSLVDNLLQKPSVEELAKNQALLDDGRTLLDTGMIAVRGEAWLMLVKLACSCQPMITELLENRKEMSLYEDLVAAWVPAKHEWLQMRPLGKELVRILGKQKMFSYCAYDLLFLHFGTSSEVLDHLSGVSTELVGRRHLCSIPATTASDVATSAVVLSSKIESGVSVGEDSLIYDSSISGGMQIGSQSVVVGINVPGDLGGMAENSFRFMLPDRQCLWEVPLVECTERVIVYCGLHDNPKISLSKDGTFCGKPWNKVLHDLGIEESDLWNSVGSHEKCLWNAKIFPILSYFEMLNLASWLMGLSDTKSKNLLSLWKKSRRVSLEELHRSIDFSKMCTGSSDHQADLAAGIAKACINYGILGRNLSQLCQEILQKEDSGVKICKDLLELCPKLQEQNSKILPKSRAYQVQVDLLRACKDEKTALQLEHKVWAAVADETASAVRYGFKEHLSVSPGSLPASEYEKNHIDGSVNPHFCARRVKVELPVRVDFVGGWSDTPPWSLERAGCVLNMAISMEGSLPIGTIIETTEKIGVLISDDTGNESYIENVVSIAPPFDNDDLFRLVKAALLVTGIIHENILVSMGLQIKTWANVPRGSGLGTSSILAAAVVKGLLHITGGDKSNENVARLVLVLEQLMGTGGGWQDQIGGLYPGIKFTTSFPGIPLRLQVVPLLASSQLISELQQRLLVVFTGQVRLAHQVLQKVVTRYLRRDNLLVSSVKRLAELAKIGREALMNCEVDELGEIMLEAWRLHQELDPYCSNELVDRLFAFADPYCCGYKLVGAGGGGFALLLAKDANSGKELRHKLEECSDFNVKVYKWSILLDD
- the LOC110614294 gene encoding bifunctional fucokinase/fucose pyrophosphorylase isoform X2; its protein translation is MEPRRGRRFSRTKLKADLAATLRKSWYHLRLSVRHPSRVPTWDAIVLTAASPEQAQLYEWQLNRAKRTGRIASSTVTLAVPDPDGHRIGSGAATLNAIYALARHYEMLGVDLGPEVANTENGSSRSYMSYAGSNSEDLVLPIVRFVAKKHILLLHAGGDSKRVPWANPMGKVFLPLPYLAAEDSDGPVPLLFDHILAIASCARQAFKNEGGILTMTGDVLPCFDASAIVIPEDASCIITVPITLDIASNHGVVVASKTGTQADRYTVSLVDNLLQKPSVEELAKNQALLDDGRTLLDTGMIAVRGEAWLMLVKLACSCQPMITELLENRKEMSLYEDLVAAWVPAKHEWLQMRPLGKELVRILGKQKMFSYCAYDLLFLHFGTSSEVLDHLSGVSTELVGRRHLCSIPATTASDVATSAVVLSSKIESGVSVGEDSLIYDSSISGGMQIGSQSVVVGINVPGDLGGMAENSFRFMLPDRQCLWEVPLVECTERVIVYCGLHDNPKISLSKDGTFCGKPWNKVLHDLGIEESDLWNSVGSHEKCLWNAKIFPILSYFEMLNLASWLMGLSDTKSKNLLSLWKKSRRVSLEELHRSIDFSKMCTGSSDHQADLAAGIAKACINYGILGRNLSQLCQEILQKEDSGVKICKDLLELCPKLQEQNSKILPKSRAYQVQVDLLRACKDEKTALQLEHKVWAAVADETASAVRYGFKEHLSVSPGSLPASEYEKNHIDGSVNPHFCARRVKVELPVRVDFVGGWSDTPPWSLERAGCVLNMAISMEGSLPIGTIIETTEKIGVLISDDTGNESYIENVVSIAPPFDNDDLFRLVKAALLVTGIIHENILVSMGLQIKTWANVPRGSGLGTSSILAAAVVKGLLHITGGDKSNENVARLVLVLEQLMGTGGGWQDQIGGLYPGIKFTTSFPGIPLRLQVVPLLASSQLISELQQRLLVVFTGQVRLAHQVLQKVVTRYLRRDNLLVSSVKRLAELAKIGREALMNCEVDELGEIMLEAWRLHQELDPYCSNELVDRLFAFADPYCCGYKLVGAGGGGFALLLAKDANSGKELRHKLEECSDFNVKVYKWSILLDD